A portion of the Bubalus kerabau isolate K-KA32 ecotype Philippines breed swamp buffalo chromosome 1, PCC_UOA_SB_1v2, whole genome shotgun sequence genome contains these proteins:
- the LOC129641529 gene encoding olfactory receptor 6C74-like, whose product MENHTSVTVFILVGLTEDPKLKIVLFIFLLLTYLLSISGNLTIITLTLLDSHLKTPMYFFLRNFSFLEISYTTVCIPKLLASMATGDKTITYNCCAAQLFFVFLLGASEFYLLAAMSYDRYVAICKPLHYTTIMSNKICIQLVLSSWMAGFLIIFPGLILGLTLDFCNSNVIDHFYCDTAPLLQISCTDTHLFEMLSFILALMTLLITLVLVILSYTYIALTIIKIPSANQRKKAFSTCSSHMIVISLSYGSCIFMYVKPSAKQRISLMKGVVVLNTSVAPILNPFIYTLRNQQVKQAFKNLLQRFLFLFK is encoded by the coding sequence ATGGAAAACCATACATCAGTGACAGTGTTTATCTTAGTAGGATTGACAGAGGACCCCAAATTGAAGATTGTGCTATTTATCTTCCTGCTTCTCACCTATTTGTTAAGCATCTCAGGCAACTTGACTATCATTACCCTCACTTTGCTTGATTCTCATCTCAAGACTCCTATGTATTTCTTTCTTCGAAATTTTTCCTTCTTAGAAATTTCCTATACAACAGTCTGTATTCCCAAATTGCTTGCTAGCATGGCAACTGGTGACAAAACCATTACCTATAACTGTTGTGCAGCtcagttattttttgttttccttcttggtGCATCTGAATTTTATCTCCTGGCCGCCATGTCCTATGATCGTTATGTTGCCATCTGTAAACCCTTGCATTATACAACCATCATGAGCAACAAAATCTGTATCCAGCTGGTCCTTAGCTCTTGGATGGCTGGTTTCCTCATCATTTTTCCAGGACTCATTTTAGGCTTAACCTTGGATTTCTGTAACTCCAATGTCATCGATCATTTCTACTGTGACACTGCTCCTCTCCTGCAAATCTCCTGCACAGATACACATTTGTTTGAAATGCTGAGTTTCATCCTAGCCCTGATGACTCTACTGATCACTTTGGTATTAGTGATTCTATCATACACATATATTGCCCTGACAATAATAAAAATTCCTTCTGCCAACCAGAGAAAAAAGGCTTTTTCCACTTGTTCTTCTCACATGATTGTCATCTCCCTCTCATATGGCAGCTGCATCTTTATGTATGTGAAACCCTCAGCCAAACAGAGGATCTCCTTAATGAAGGGAGTCGTGGTTCTCAATACCTCTGTTGCCCCAATTTTGAACCCCTTTATTTATACTCTACGGAACCAGCAGGTGAAGCAAGCATTTAAAAACTTGCTACaaagatttctgtttttattcaagTAA